The following are encoded in a window of Rhodomicrobium lacus genomic DNA:
- a CDS encoding SIR2 family protein: MTNVVETIREGLNGGTVIPYLGPGVLKLAGPSAVPESPEILVDRLTAKATVPHKIRKNLTAAAQFIENFKHRKTVAAAMTEAFRSNMPPTALHRYLASVPALKLLVHAWYDDLPQKALAGREGWSVVQGVSQAEYHGSWYHFFNADGTPSSADAAAASAPLLYQPLGSVAPASNFLVSDSDFVEVLTEIDIQTPIPEAVQDIRKGRSFVFLGCRFNTQLERIFAWEIMKRSSDKHWAVLPETLTRNEERFLEVYNVERIAMPLEEFAAQLTGIDERPYEPALAKAS; this comes from the coding sequence GTGACGAACGTGGTTGAGACGATACGCGAGGGACTGAACGGGGGAACCGTCATTCCTTACCTCGGGCCGGGCGTCCTGAAACTGGCCGGACCATCCGCTGTTCCCGAGTCTCCCGAAATCCTCGTGGATCGCCTCACCGCGAAAGCGACCGTGCCGCACAAGATTCGAAAGAATCTCACGGCAGCGGCTCAGTTCATCGAAAACTTCAAGCACCGGAAGACCGTAGCCGCCGCGATGACGGAGGCGTTCCGTTCGAACATGCCGCCGACGGCGCTTCACCGCTATCTGGCCTCGGTCCCGGCGCTCAAGCTTCTCGTTCACGCGTGGTACGACGACTTGCCCCAGAAGGCGCTCGCGGGCCGTGAAGGCTGGAGCGTGGTGCAGGGCGTCAGCCAGGCGGAATATCACGGTTCATGGTATCATTTCTTCAACGCGGACGGCACGCCTAGCTCCGCCGATGCCGCCGCCGCGAGCGCGCCACTGCTCTATCAGCCGCTGGGTTCGGTGGCTCCGGCCTCGAACTTCCTCGTATCGGACTCGGACTTCGTGGAAGTGCTGACCGAAATCGATATCCAAACACCCATCCCGGAGGCCGTGCAGGACATCCGCAAGGGACGCAGCTTCGTTTTCCTCGGCTGCCGGTTCAACACGCAGCTTGAGCGCATCTTCGCGTGGGAAATCATGAAGCGGTCGTCGGACAAGCACTGGGCCGTGCTCCCCGAGACGCTCACGCGGAATGAAGAGCGCTTCCTCGAAGTCTATAATGTCGAGCGCATCGCCATGCCGCTCGAAGAGTTCGCGGCGCAACTCACCGGTATCGACGAACGCCCCTACGAACCGGCTCTCGCAAAAGCGTCCTGA
- a CDS encoding DUF6129 family protein, whose product MPFSAEDLAGIDAVLSAADAGAGAISALRARFPGLSITLCDPSDVDTEDPFKEYERFDLHLVNGAGHCWQLTTDPNAATGIVVVKKKHSA is encoded by the coding sequence ATGCCATTTTCTGCTGAAGACCTTGCGGGCATCGATGCGGTTCTCTCGGCGGCGGACGCGGGAGCGGGGGCCATATCGGCACTTCGCGCCCGGTTTCCCGGCCTTTCGATCACGCTTTGCGATCCGTCCGACGTCGACACGGAAGACCCGTTCAAGGAATACGAACGTTTCGACCTGCATCTCGTGAACGGCGCAGGGCATTGCTGGCAACTCACCACAGACCCGAACGCCGCGACAGGTATCGTTGTAGTAAAGAAAAAGCATTCGGCCTGA
- the nifT gene encoding putative nitrogen fixation protein NifT, whose product MKVMIRKCTEGKLTIYVPKKDLEEPIVEMEKPEMWGGVITLGNGWRLELPDLPVDTKLPLTVEAKKLAD is encoded by the coding sequence ATGAAGGTCATGATCCGCAAGTGCACCGAGGGCAAGCTTACGATCTACGTGCCCAAGAAGGATCTGGAAGAACCCATCGTCGAGATGGAAAAGCCCGAAATGTGGGGCGGCGTCATCACGCTCGGCAATGGCTGGCGTCTCGAATTGCCGGATCTTCCTGTGGACACGAAGCTGCCGCTCACGGTCGAAGCGAAAAAGCTCGCTGATTGA
- a CDS encoding nitrogen fixation protein NifZ, translating to MNAPKFQWGQMVSAAQDLFNDGSFPDAPQDSLLVAAGEKGEIVNVGMHVETKTNIYLVEFNEKIVVGCFEGEISPL from the coding sequence ATGAACGCGCCGAAATTCCAGTGGGGCCAGATGGTCAGCGCCGCACAGGATCTTTTCAACGACGGCTCCTTTCCGGACGCGCCGCAGGACAGCCTGCTTGTCGCTGCCGGCGAAAAGGGCGAGATCGTCAATGTCGGGATGCATGTCGAGACGAAGACGAACATCTATCTCGTCGAATTTAACGAAAAGATCGTCGTTGGTTGCTTCGAGGGCGAAATCAGCCCCTTGTAG
- a CDS encoding nitrogen fixation protein NifZ, protein MTNISRDSDIVELNDAPYFYYGDKVRSKKVVRNDGTYPGKEIGEILCRKGEEGFVVSIGTFLQQFYIYGVEFIETGHRVGMKRRELMLVDDPDEEETPQEGTNT, encoded by the coding sequence ATGACGAATATCAGCCGCGACAGCGACATCGTCGAACTGAACGACGCGCCGTATTTCTATTATGGCGACAAGGTGCGCTCGAAGAAGGTGGTGCGCAACGACGGCACCTATCCCGGCAAGGAAATCGGCGAAATCCTCTGCCGAAAGGGCGAGGAAGGCTTCGTCGTCAGCATCGGGACATTTTTGCAGCAATTCTATATCTATGGCGTCGAATTCATCGAAACCGGGCATCGCGTGGGCATGAAGCGCAGGGAACTCATGCTCGTTGACGATCCCGATGAGGAAGAGACGCCCCAAGAAGGAACGAACACATGA
- a CDS encoding 4Fe4S-binding leucine-rich repeat protein — MTTDADTDINEAIDWQGQAVACKGCRHRDLAEEERCKLRHACVNDRYARRVDRFFDWNREFANHYLNHPYFEVRAIAAKHADIFRLPALLSDPDEAVRWNAARRLPKRYLLNLRGDPHREVRIRVAQLVDPTDLFGMMRDEDYYVRLVVARRVAPDELVAMISDDEPEVRRVVARRIDADMLWRLATDPDDGVRLEVARRLSPPELAGFYRDPDWRVRYEAASRMIPGMLQAMRDDPDELVRELVLKRIDAQMATEFEGNVVPFPSAGAPEKTREAST, encoded by the coding sequence ATGACGACTGACGCTGACACCGACATCAACGAAGCGATCGACTGGCAGGGCCAGGCGGTCGCCTGCAAGGGCTGCCGTCATCGGGATCTTGCCGAGGAAGAACGCTGCAAGCTGCGCCACGCCTGCGTGAACGACCGCTATGCACGCCGCGTCGACCGCTTCTTCGACTGGAACCGCGAGTTCGCCAACCACTATCTCAACCACCCCTATTTCGAGGTGCGCGCCATCGCGGCGAAGCACGCGGACATCTTCCGCCTTCCCGCTCTTCTGAGCGATCCCGATGAGGCTGTTCGCTGGAATGCCGCAAGACGGCTGCCGAAGCGTTACCTCCTCAACCTGCGCGGCGACCCGCATCGCGAAGTCCGCATACGCGTGGCGCAGCTTGTCGATCCCACCGATCTTTTCGGCATGATGCGCGACGAGGATTATTACGTGAGGCTTGTGGTTGCGCGCCGCGTCGCGCCCGACGAGCTGGTGGCGATGATCTCCGACGACGAGCCGGAGGTGCGCCGCGTCGTCGCCCGTCGCATCGATGCCGACATGCTTTGGCGGCTTGCGACCGACCCGGACGACGGCGTGCGCCTTGAGGTGGCGCGCCGGCTTTCGCCGCCTGAACTCGCCGGCTTTTACCGCGATCCCGATTGGCGCGTGCGTTACGAAGCGGCGAGCCGCATGATCCCCGGTATGCTTCAGGCCATGCGCGATGATCCGGACGAACTCGTTCGCGAACTCGTTCTGAAACGGATCGACGCGCAGATGGCGACCGAATTCGAAGGCAACGTGGTGCCGTTTCCGTCCGCCGGTGCTCCCGAAAAAACGCGCGAGGCTTCAACATGA
- a CDS encoding HesB/IscA family protein, translated as MNLTVTPAAEKVIRRFLRFDGKPGSGFRLKVAPGGCSGLSAEFSVEAEPRTDEAVIEINGLKLFLGAESRLLLEGVTIDFSDTPLQSGFVFHDPKQQAGGCSTAQPVLFDITELKVQ; from the coding sequence ATGAACCTGACGGTTACTCCAGCAGCAGAAAAAGTGATCCGGCGATTTCTTCGCTTCGACGGCAAGCCCGGTAGCGGCTTCCGTCTCAAGGTGGCGCCGGGCGGTTGCTCCGGTCTTTCCGCCGAGTTCAGCGTCGAGGCCGAGCCTCGAACGGACGAAGCGGTGATCGAAATCAACGGCCTGAAGCTTTTTCTCGGTGCCGAGAGCCGTCTTCTTCTGGAGGGGGTGACGATCGATTTTTCCGACACCCCACTTCAGTCGGGTTTTGTCTTTCACGATCCGAAGCAGCAGGCTGGCGGTTGCAGCACCGCCCAGCCGGTGCTGTTCGACATTACCGAGCTTAAAGTCCAATAA
- a CDS encoding 4Fe-4S dicluster domain-containing protein, producing the protein MAYKIIASQCTACSACEAECPNAAISVKKGVYFIDPAACTECVGHFDDAQCAAVCPVEGTCVPDPAHPRSA; encoded by the coding sequence ATGGCTTACAAGATCATCGCCTCCCAGTGCACCGCTTGTTCGGCCTGCGAAGCCGAGTGCCCGAATGCCGCCATCAGCGTGAAGAAGGGCGTCTACTTCATCGACCCGGCGGCTTGCACCGAATGCGTGGGCCACTTCGACGACGCGCAGTGCGCGGCGGTTTGCCCGGTCGAAGGCACGTGCGTTCCGGATCCGGCTCATCCCCGTTCTGCGTAA
- the nifB gene encoding nitrogenase cofactor biosynthesis protein NifB, with the protein MFDAEQLADTGEGQNKPLNDLLQKIAASKGCETKAGPGKSGCGSTGTESTLPPEIWEKVKNHPCYSEQAHHHFARMHVAVAPACNIQCNYCNRKYDCANESRPGVVSERLTPEQAAKKVFAVASTIPQMTVLGIAGPGDPLANPEKTFKTFELVAQTAPDIKLCVSTNGLMLPKLVDRICQYNIDHVTITINMVDPEVGAKIYPWIFYEHKRYTGVEAARILSENQLRGLEMLTERGILCKINSVMIPGINDEHLVEVNKAVKARGAFLHNIMPLISAPEHGTVFGLNGQRGPTAQELKALQDACEGDMNMMRHCRQCRADAVGLLGEDRSDEFTTEKVMAMEIDYDLEARKAYQAKVEAERDATQAAKADEVAKLAGEKSDIAIQVAVATKGNGRVNEHFGHATEFQIYEVSTDGAKFIGHRRVDLYCQGGFGDDDKLETVIRAINDCTAVFVARIGTCPKEGLLKAGIDPVDRFAHEYIEQSALAYFKEYLEKVQSGEIVHAARGDADIRQGAFTAA; encoded by the coding sequence ATGTTTGACGCAGAACAGCTTGCAGACACCGGCGAAGGCCAGAACAAGCCGCTGAACGATTTGCTCCAGAAGATTGCCGCCAGCAAAGGGTGTGAGACAAAGGCCGGACCGGGGAAATCCGGTTGCGGCTCGACGGGTACTGAAAGCACGCTTCCGCCGGAAATCTGGGAAAAGGTCAAGAACCACCCCTGCTACAGCGAGCAGGCGCATCATCACTTTGCGCGCATGCATGTGGCGGTGGCCCCCGCCTGCAACATCCAGTGCAACTACTGTAACCGCAAATACGACTGCGCGAATGAATCTCGCCCGGGCGTGGTGAGCGAGCGGCTCACGCCCGAACAGGCCGCGAAGAAGGTGTTCGCCGTCGCCTCAACCATACCTCAGATGACGGTGCTTGGCATCGCCGGGCCGGGCGATCCACTCGCCAACCCCGAGAAGACCTTCAAGACATTCGAACTCGTCGCGCAGACCGCACCCGACATCAAGCTGTGCGTCTCGACGAACGGCCTCATGCTGCCGAAGCTCGTCGACCGCATCTGTCAATACAACATCGATCACGTCACGATCACCATCAACATGGTCGATCCCGAAGTCGGCGCGAAGATCTATCCCTGGATCTTCTACGAGCACAAGCGCTATACCGGCGTTGAGGCGGCTCGCATCCTCTCCGAAAACCAGCTTCGCGGCCTCGAAATGCTGACCGAGCGCGGCATCCTCTGCAAGATCAACTCGGTGATGATCCCCGGCATCAACGACGAGCACTTGGTCGAGGTGAACAAGGCGGTGAAGGCGCGCGGCGCTTTCCTGCACAACATCATGCCGCTGATCTCCGCGCCCGAGCACGGCACCGTTTTCGGCCTGAACGGTCAGCGCGGCCCGACGGCGCAGGAGCTGAAGGCGTTGCAGGATGCGTGCGAAGGCGACATGAACATGATGCGCCACTGCCGTCAGTGCCGTGCGGACGCCGTGGGCCTCCTCGGCGAGGACCGCAGCGACGAGTTCACGACAGAGAAGGTCATGGCGATGGAAATCGACTACGATCTCGAAGCGCGCAAGGCGTATCAGGCGAAGGTGGAAGCGGAGCGCGACGCAACGCAGGCCGCCAAGGCGGACGAAGTGGCGAAGCTCGCGGGAGAAAAGAGCGACATCGCCATCCAGGTCGCGGTTGCGACAAAGGGTAACGGCCGCGTCAACGAACACTTCGGCCACGCGACCGAATTCCAGATCTACGAGGTTTCGACGGACGGCGCGAAGTTCATCGGTCATCGCCGCGTCGATCTTTACTGCCAGGGCGGTTTCGGCGACGACGACAAGCTCGAAACGGTGATCCGCGCGATCAACGACTGCACGGCCGTTTTCGTGGCCCGGATCGGCACCTGCCCGAAGGAAGGCTTGCTCAAGGCCGGCATCGATCCGGTCGATCGCTTCGCGCATGAGTACATCGAGCAATCTGCGCTTGCATACTTCAAAGAATATTTAGAAAAAGTCCAATCTGGCGAAATCGTGCACGCCGCGCGCGGCGATGCGGATATTCGGCAGGGTGCCTTCACCGCGGCCTAG
- a CDS encoding OmpP1/FadL family transporter, with protein sequence MSFQNKMSGAIPALFAAAVALSAPASATEGYFFNGYGIQAEGIGGASIAYPKDAVAIASNPASALFLGNRFDVGAEWFRPDRSATITGNGYGLNGNYDGNARQDYLIPQVGYVTQVTPDLALGIAAYGNGLGSSYKKNPFFSNQTTGFSFEQFFISPTAAYQIAPGHSIGVSVNLAYQRFSAKGLSGFTASSSEPLSLTNKGTDEAFGIGARIGYQGHVSDRLTLGATYASETAFQDFKAYSGLLADQGGFNAPQNFGVGFAYKLTPRVDLTGEYQFINYSSINAVGNAGLTTLFSGKALGSSDGPGFNWKDANVFRIGANWQATQQLQLRAGYAYTNQVIREEETFLNILAPATVQSHFTAGFTWESASKKWEYSGYAFYAPETEVKGHNSLAAFGGGEANIRLSEVAVGFAIGYKFDEPKRYKD encoded by the coding sequence ATGTCTTTTCAGAATAAAATGAGCGGCGCGATTCCGGCGCTGTTTGCAGCCGCTGTCGCCTTGAGCGCACCGGCATCCGCGACCGAAGGCTATTTCTTCAACGGCTACGGCATTCAGGCCGAAGGTATCGGCGGCGCAAGCATCGCATATCCGAAGGACGCGGTTGCCATCGCGAGCAATCCGGCTTCCGCGCTGTTCCTCGGCAACCGGTTCGATGTCGGCGCCGAATGGTTCCGCCCCGACCGCAGCGCGACGATCACGGGGAATGGCTACGGTCTGAATGGAAATTACGACGGCAACGCCCGTCAGGACTATCTCATCCCGCAGGTCGGCTATGTCACGCAGGTGACGCCGGATCTCGCGCTCGGCATCGCCGCCTACGGCAACGGCCTCGGTTCGAGCTACAAGAAGAACCCGTTCTTCAGCAACCAGACAACCGGTTTCAGCTTCGAGCAGTTCTTCATTTCGCCGACGGCGGCCTACCAGATCGCGCCCGGCCACTCCATCGGCGTGTCGGTCAATCTGGCCTATCAGCGCTTCAGCGCAAAGGGCCTGTCAGGCTTCACCGCTTCCTCGTCAGAGCCTTTATCGCTCACGAATAAGGGCACCGACGAAGCTTTCGGCATCGGCGCGCGCATCGGCTATCAGGGCCATGTATCAGACCGCCTGACCCTCGGCGCCACCTATGCCTCCGAGACTGCGTTTCAGGATTTCAAGGCTTACAGCGGCCTGCTCGCCGATCAGGGCGGCTTCAATGCCCCGCAGAATTTCGGCGTGGGCTTTGCCTACAAGCTGACACCGCGTGTGGATCTTACCGGCGAATACCAGTTCATCAACTACAGCAGCATCAACGCGGTCGGTAACGCGGGCCTCACCACGCTGTTCAGCGGCAAGGCGCTAGGCAGCAGCGATGGCCCAGGCTTCAACTGGAAGGATGCCAACGTTTTCCGCATCGGCGCAAACTGGCAGGCGACGCAGCAATTGCAGCTCCGCGCGGGCTATGCCTATACGAACCAGGTGATCCGCGAGGAGGAAACTTTCCTCAACATCCTTGCGCCCGCCACGGTGCAAAGCCACTTCACGGCTGGTTTCACCTGGGAATCCGCGTCGAAGAAGTGGGAATATAGCGGCTACGCGTTCTACGCGCCCGAAACCGAGGTGAAAGGGCATAACTCGCTCGCCGCGTTCGGCGGTGGCGAAGCGAACATTCGGCTTTCCGAGGTCGCGGTCGGCTTCGCCATCGGCTACAAATTCGACGAACCGAAGCGCTATAAGGATTAG
- a CDS encoding YeeE/YedE family protein, whose product MASISNALIGGALIGAASAGLLLVNGRVAGISGILGGAIRGEAGVWRWTFVLGLIAAGFALPAVAPYVSAFDINPVGSPTGDIPASVTTLAIAGVLVGFGTALGTGCTSGHGVSGISNLSPRSLVATLTFIGVAAVTVFIVRHLAAGA is encoded by the coding sequence ATGGCATCGATATCGAACGCACTCATAGGGGGTGCCCTGATCGGGGCGGCCTCGGCGGGGCTGCTCCTCGTCAACGGCAGGGTAGCAGGCATCAGCGGCATCCTCGGTGGCGCGATAAGAGGCGAGGCGGGCGTCTGGCGGTGGACCTTCGTCCTCGGCCTCATCGCGGCCGGGTTCGCCCTCCCGGCCGTTGCCCCCTATGTGTCCGCGTTTGATATCAACCCGGTCGGCAGCCCGACCGGCGACATTCCGGCCAGCGTGACGACACTCGCCATTGCGGGCGTCCTCGTGGGTTTCGGCACGGCGCTAGGCACGGGCTGCACGAGCGGCCATGGCGTTTCAGGTATCTCGAACCTGTCGCCGCGCTCGCTCGTGGCGACACTGACTTTCATCGGTGTTGCCGCTGTGACGGTCTTCATCGTTCGCCACCTCGCTGCGGGGGCTTGA
- a CDS encoding DUF6691 family protein — translation MRAITSAIFGFIFGAGLVISGMTDPNRVLGFLDVAGNWDPTLAFVMVGAIAVTLPAFALARRVRNAALGGPISIPDRKRPITLSLVIGAAIFGVGWGLSGICPGPAIVILTTATVKVSVFFAALVLGLWIASLVPARAQRRERDDALQNLIR, via the coding sequence ATGCGCGCGATAACGTCAGCGATCTTCGGCTTCATCTTCGGCGCGGGCCTCGTCATTTCGGGCATGACCGATCCGAACCGCGTCCTCGGTTTTCTCGACGTCGCGGGCAACTGGGATCCGACGCTCGCGTTCGTGATGGTCGGCGCGATCGCCGTCACCCTCCCGGCCTTCGCACTGGCGCGGCGCGTCAGAAATGCGGCGCTCGGCGGTCCCATTTCGATCCCGGACCGCAAGCGCCCGATCACGCTGTCGCTCGTCATCGGCGCGGCAATCTTCGGCGTGGGCTGGGGCTTGTCCGGCATCTGCCCCGGGCCGGCAATCGTTATCCTGACGACGGCGACGGTCAAGGTGTCCGTGTTCTTCGCCGCGCTCGTTCTGGGGCTATGGATCGCCTCCTTGGTGCCTGCCCGGGCACAGAGGCGCGAGCGCGACGATGCGCTGCAAAACCTCATCCGCTAG
- a CDS encoding AMP-dependent synthetase/ligase, which yields MRRQEPAPLEDEPFVSPPRRFLETAARRGDAPAYYVRDAESWTPTPWNIFRDEVRRAARALVALGVKPGDAVGIIGYNRPEWIIMDVAAMMVGANVAGIYFTASAQDAAYIIEHSECAVVLAEKDEHFRRIASQREGLSHLRHVVMMRGADAADPLQMTWDAFMAKGDDRFDAEVERRLQAIQPKDVGCLIYTSGTTGPPKAVQISHDALAKTAALVLKLFDVTGGDRTISYLSLAHIAERILTIHFQIMVGNAVYFARDVSSLGEHLPEVRPDFFFGVPRVYEKLASAVQGKLAAARGPKAMIARWALGVGREWHRKEQAGEPIGLKTALAKAVASRLFHRKAKRLIGLDRAKHLGVGAAPIPEETLRFLTGLDLPVRELWGLSESAGVGTTNLKGATKIGSVGKPYPGLDLKIDRDGEILIRGPYMFTGYAKDPEATARTFTEGWLRTGDLGRVDLDGYVYITGRKKDIIITSGGKNVAPANLEMELVALPLVEHAIVCGERRPYLGALITLDKAVAERFASERGMADGPALMEAIREEIQEGIHAINARHSRVENIRRFAIVPEPLSIENGDLTPTLKVKRQAVITRLTPVVDGLYRENEKV from the coding sequence ATGAGGAGGCAGGAACCGGCGCCGCTTGAGGATGAGCCTTTCGTTTCTCCGCCCCGGCGCTTCCTCGAAACGGCGGCGCGGCGCGGCGATGCGCCCGCCTATTACGTGCGGGATGCGGAGAGCTGGACGCCGACGCCATGGAATATCTTCCGCGACGAGGTGCGTCGCGCGGCGCGGGCGCTGGTCGCGCTCGGCGTGAAGCCGGGCGATGCGGTCGGCATCATCGGCTACAATCGTCCCGAATGGATTATCATGGACGTCGCAGCCATGATGGTCGGGGCGAATGTCGCGGGCATCTACTTCACGGCGTCGGCGCAGGACGCGGCCTACATCATCGAGCATTCGGAATGTGCAGTCGTGCTTGCCGAGAAGGATGAGCACTTCCGCCGCATCGCGAGCCAGCGCGAAGGATTGAGCCATCTCCGGCACGTGGTCATGATGCGCGGCGCGGATGCGGCGGACCCGCTGCAAATGACGTGGGACGCGTTCATGGCGAAGGGCGATGACCGTTTCGACGCGGAGGTCGAGCGGCGCTTGCAGGCGATCCAGCCGAAAGATGTAGGCTGTCTCATCTACACCTCCGGCACGACCGGCCCGCCGAAGGCCGTGCAGATCAGCCACGACGCGCTCGCGAAGACGGCGGCGCTCGTGCTGAAGCTGTTCGACGTCACCGGCGGCGACCGCACGATTTCGTATCTGTCGCTCGCGCACATCGCCGAACGCATTCTCACGATCCATTTCCAGATCATGGTCGGCAATGCCGTCTACTTCGCGCGCGACGTTTCGAGCCTCGGCGAGCATCTGCCGGAGGTGCGGCCGGACTTCTTTTTCGGCGTGCCGCGCGTTTACGAGAAACTTGCCAGCGCCGTGCAAGGCAAGCTCGCGGCTGCTAGGGGACCGAAGGCGATGATTGCGCGGTGGGCGCTTGGCGTCGGTCGGGAATGGCACCGCAAGGAACAAGCGGGCGAACCCATCGGCCTGAAAACCGCGCTGGCCAAAGCCGTGGCATCGCGGCTTTTCCATCGGAAGGCGAAGCGCCTCATCGGCCTCGACCGCGCGAAGCATCTCGGTGTCGGCGCCGCGCCGATCCCGGAGGAAACGCTGCGCTTCCTGACCGGCCTCGACTTACCCGTGCGCGAACTCTGGGGACTGTCGGAAAGCGCGGGCGTCGGCACCACGAACCTGAAGGGCGCGACAAAAATCGGATCGGTCGGCAAACCCTATCCCGGCCTCGACCTCAAGATCGACCGCGACGGCGAAATCCTGATACGCGGGCCGTATATGTTCACGGGCTACGCCAAAGACCCCGAAGCGACCGCGCGCACTTTCACGGAGGGATGGCTGCGCACCGGCGATCTCGGCCGCGTGGATCTGGACGGCTACGTTTATATTACGGGCCGGAAGAAGGACATCATCATCACATCCGGCGGCAAGAACGTCGCGCCCGCCAACCTTGAAATGGAACTCGTGGCGCTTCCGCTGGTCGAACACGCCATCGTTTGCGGCGAGCGGCGTCCCTATCTCGGCGCGCTGATCACGCTCGACAAGGCGGTTGCCGAGCGGTTCGCGAGCGAGCGCGGAATGGCCGACGGCCCGGCGCTGATGGAGGCAATCCGCGAGGAGATTCAGGAGGGCATCCACGCGATCAACGCCAGGCACTCCCGCGTGGAGAATATCCGCCGCTTCGCCATCGTGCCGGAGCCGCTGTCCATCGAGAACGGCGATCTCACGCCCACGCTCAAGGTGAAGCGGCAAGCAGTGATCACGCGGTTGACGCCGGTGGTGGACGGCCTCTATCGCGAAAACGAGAAGGTTTGA
- a CDS encoding 3-keto-5-aminohexanoate cleavage protein, with the protein MSDKAILTCALNGVLTDPRQHPMIPVTPEQMAVSAREAWNAGAAIVHIHFRAQGEGLGHLPTWEPAVAAAAVDAIRAACPGIVINQTTGTVGPDISGPVACIKRTRPEIAACNAGSLNYLKLRSDGRWAWPPLLFDNPVSKVQGFLLAMAEAGSLPEFECFDVGIVRSVGLYVENGMAKTAQYNFVMGVASGMPVDADLLALLLKYRRDGALWQTTLIGRTEIWPVHQRAAELGGMLRTGLEDTFYLPNGDKAKSNGALIEALAKCATSAGREIASPEEARTMMSLGGSHHEEAGTGAA; encoded by the coding sequence ATGTCCGATAAAGCCATCCTCACCTGCGCGCTGAACGGCGTGCTCACCGACCCGCGCCAGCATCCGATGATTCCGGTGACGCCGGAGCAGATGGCTGTCTCCGCTCGTGAAGCCTGGAACGCGGGCGCGGCTATCGTGCATATCCACTTCCGCGCGCAAGGCGAGGGCCTCGGCCACCTGCCGACCTGGGAGCCGGCGGTCGCTGCGGCTGCCGTCGATGCGATCCGCGCGGCGTGCCCCGGCATCGTCATCAACCAGACGACGGGCACGGTCGGCCCCGACATTTCCGGCCCGGTCGCCTGCATCAAGCGCACGCGGCCCGAAATCGCGGCCTGCAACGCGGGCAGCCTCAACTATCTCAAGCTTCGCTCAGACGGGCGCTGGGCATGGCCGCCGCTGCTGTTCGACAACCCGGTGTCGAAGGTGCAGGGCTTTCTCCTCGCAATGGCGGAAGCGGGCTCGCTGCCGGAGTTCGAATGCTTCGATGTCGGCATCGTGCGTTCGGTCGGCCTTTACGTCGAGAACGGGATGGCGAAGACCGCGCAGTACAATTTTGTGATGGGCGTCGCCTCGGGCATGCCGGTTGACGCCGACCTGCTCGCGCTGCTGCTGAAATATCGCCGCGACGGGGCGCTCTGGCAGACGACGCTCATCGGCCGCACCGAAATCTGGCCCGTTCATCAGCGCGCGGCGGAACTCGGGGGCATGCTGCGCACCGGCCTCGAAGACACATTCTACCTGCCGAACGGCGATAAGGCGAAAAGCAACGGCGCGCTGATTGAGGCGCTGGCCAAATGTGCCACGAGTGCGGGGCGCGAAATCGCCTCGCCCGAAGAAGCCAGAACAATGATGAGCCTGGGAGGATCGCATCATGAGGAGGCAGGAACCGGCGCCGCTTGA